Part of the Metarhizium brunneum chromosome 6, complete sequence genome is shown below.
CAACCCCAAATGCCAAGACGGCTGGGTTTATTCGCAATCCAATATCCCAATGCTACAATCCTCTACCGAACTCCCAACTCCCCAAAATCAAGAAGAACCAACGGCTCAACACCCAAGCTTTCCTCCGACTCTACTTTCTTGATGCTCCGAAATTTGTCCTCTTCTTATTGCCCCCGCCATCATTCTCACTATCCTCGACCTCCTTGTCGGCTACAgcagccgccttcttcttcttgctatTATTCTTTGCTCCCGCTCCTGACGACGGCGTTCCGTTATCCCGAAACGAAGCCGACACAGGCGTGGGCGCGTGCGATGCTGGCGTCGATCCGGGCGTTGAGTCCTACAGAAAATGCCCCATCATCAGTATGTAGtccaaacaaaaaaaaaaacacaccGGGCGTCGTGTCAAAAAGTACCCCGTTGTTTGGTCTATACGAAATAGACGACTTGGAAAAGACGCGGTTCTGGTCCGCCGGTCCTGTTTTGCGTCTTTGTGCCGCCGCGCCGCtcgttcctttcatgtaaCTGTCGAATCCGGTAATGATGTTTCCGCTCGGTGTGCTTTCAAGGTATGCTGCTTCTTTGGAGACAATGTTGTCTTCTACTTGCGTCTGCGTTATGCTATTAGTGCCCAAAACCCCTCGCAATTCCCCGGGTAGAGACCTACGAGACGCTTCTCCAGGACTCTTCGTTTCTCAATCAACTCGCGAACGCGGGCCTGGGACTTTTTGTATTCGGCCAGAGTCGGCAGAGGCCCTGGGCCGCCTTGTTTGTTGTCCGCCATACGCACGTCGTCTGGCCGTATTAGGCGCCGGATTGCGGGGGCATGAATCACTTGGCCGGCGTAGAAGTAGAGCGCACGGCGCGTCTGATGCGTATTTTCGACAGCGAGCGGTGTTGCGATGAATGAACTTTGCACTTTGGCGCTGAAATGTGCACGACGCAGCCCACCTTCAGTCTTGAAAACGCGATGGTGGAGCTGGAGAACACAGctgccaccagactggaccagGCCGAGCTCCGCGGGGCGCCAGGTGACATGTCCAGCCTCCAACTTTTGAGAGTTCAACTACGAACCAGACCTACAACATCGTGGTATTTTACACAGCTTTGCATAAATCTTCATTGTAAAGCGACCGATTTCACAGTGGTTGGGCTATGGAATTAATTTGTATTTTCTGATACTACAATACTAGGGTTATGTTCGCTTGTTTTCTGCTGTAAGAAATAAAGGCTTGATGAATGCCCCCATACAGCGGCAATGGGTCAAACGGAAGGATACCCAATCGTTCTTTATGCATCCCCGCTGCCTTTATTGGTGTGCCTACCAGAATGGGATCCTAGTAGGACATGGCTCTCGTGATATACTCTTGGTATTCAAGGTCATTATAAGCAAAACGCCCCAAAGGCTGGTCCCAAACGAAGAATTCGAAAAATCGGCATCCACTCTCCGGACCGCTCCGTTTGTCATGACGGTGAGAGCAACAAAGTATTGTATCGTCAtgtattattttttttccttaGCGTTGATTTTTCTCCTTCGGGGTTATCACTGGGAACAGATGGCTCCCTTACCATTTATCTCGTTCGCGTCCCTTCATGGCGAGCGGCGGTCATCTTGCAAATCATCAGCTAGTTTTCCACGTTTCAGAGAGGTTGAGGAAGCGGAAGAACTATTCCGCCTTCGGTCTGTGTCCCGTTCTTTTCGGCGGCTGTCTCTGCCACGGTCTTTACGCTCATCTCTTTGGTGGTTGTCGgaatcttcgtcatcgtAGCTGTGCCGGCGCCTGTACTGCTTCCTTACTGGAGAGCTTTTATCACGACTGCGAGATCTAGACCGACTGCTTGAACCatgagatgatgatgtgcgCCTTCGACGTGGCGGCGATCTGCTTCGTGACTCCGATTgttccctcctcctctttcGAGCGGGTGAACTGCGGTCCGACGACACAGACCGAGATTGACGGGAAGAACTGGAGCGACGTCGGTCATGCCTTGGACGGTATGCATCTCCTCTTGGCGATCTGGACCGCTTCCGACCTCCAGGGCGCCTTGGCGACGAAGCTCTCCGGCGTGGAGGAGAGCTGGATCTGCTGCTAGCGGTGCTACCAGATGCGCTCCTGTCGCGTGACCTCGAACGTGAGGATTTTTCTGGCGAATGTGATCGCGGTCGATGTCGACGACGGTCTCGGTCTCTTCTCCGTCCCTGGCGATCGTTTGGGACGTATCTGTCACGGTCGCGGCCATATTGGTCTCGCGATCCGCGATTGTGGTGATCGGGTCGCCTATTCCGATTGTCAGGATTCTGGTTTCCGCGTCGACCCTGCCAAGTATCAGCGCGGTTGTTTGCCCTGTCACGTCGGTCTCGTTCCTTCAGGTCCGAAATTCCACGGTCCCGACGATCAAGATCATCGCGGCGTCTGCGAGCATCGtcggcagccttgtcagCATCTCTCTAAAAATGGCCAATTAGCATCTAATGTGGTGGAAATTTTCAACTCGTATGGTCTTGGTCGTACCTTTTCCTGCATCAGCTCCAGCTTTTTCGCCTCGAGAAGTTCCTTGGGCACACCCTGAGGGCTGGTTTGGGcactcagcagcagcatccaTAGGTCTTTGCAAAAAAGCGCGGTGTCCTTGTCCAAAAATCCAGTGAGTTGAATCTGAAGGGACTTGATGTCAGGCTGTAGAGCGGAGAGTCAGCGGCGCTGAGAAGCACACGGGCAAGCATCGTGTCAAAGTTCCAACAACTTACGTAGCGTGTGCCCTCGATGAGATTGAAGCAGAGCTCAATAACAACATCATCTTCAGTGCCTAGGATATCAGAGATTTTGTTTGCGATCCACCTAAACAAAAGCAGGGTCAGCGTCATGCGAGAGGTGGGCTGGCACGGTTGGGGCCTCGAGAGCTTACTTTTTCATGACCTGCAGATTGACCTTTTGCATGTCGACCTTTTGACTGAACTCTGAGGGAAATTTGGTCGACTTCAAAAGCCGAGCGTCAACTTTCGACGCCATGACGGACAAGGTCGAGGTGCCAATTGCGTGCCAAAACCGGCCCGTTGAATTGACGATCAAAAGAACAATGTTTGTTAGGAAAGGGAAGTGACGTCTGTTGTCAGCAGAAGACGTGCTCCGTCCCGTACCTAAGGCAGTTTGAcagggtacggagtacagtgcCCAGGTGTTTGGGCGCTCGCAcatgcatacggagtacaatactACATGTACCAGCCAGCTGACGTTGTACTACAGCAGTGTGACCCACCTGGCTCTTCACGGCAAGCGGAAGCTCTGGAGCTCCAGACCCCATCTTCAAGGGCAATCGAGGAATGCACTCGTATCAGTCGTAATTGAGACAGCAGTTTTGTGGCCTTGATAGATTTCCAATACCGAGGTTGGAGCTCTATTTTCCCTCCATAACCTAGATCTGAAGCTTCTCAGGCCCGTTCCAGTTCCTGGCAACATTATATTCGCAGGACGAATATATTCGTTATTACGAAGTAGTGAGAACCTCCTCGGACGTACCAGGCACAGCCCAACCATGAGTCCCAGTTACAGGGCTGACATAACGAGCCGTTTCAGCACAACGGAAATTAAATAATTTCCTACTtggatgaaaaaaaaaatctgtAAATGATGTGAAgcacatcttcatctttcGTCGAACTGTACGGACTGTTGTCTGGAGTTGTAGGGTCACTCCAGGCTGCACCCAGTACGTACCAAGTACCAGAGACCCCGCAGCATCGCTTTGAGCATTCAATGGCGGACCCTACTACTACTGTTGTCCAACCACGTTCGACAGTTCACCAGTTTTGTCCCGTTCTACGATCGCGGAGAGACCCCGAGGCAACCGTTGCCATCACCCCACGAGTTTCAACATCGTCCTCAGTGCTACTACTCCATGATGGATAGCATGCATGCGCCAACCGTGCCGTCCGGCCCGACCACCAACGGCCTCACCAACGGCAACGTGGGGCATTTGAGCTTCGGGGAGCTCCAACGCAAGAAGGAAAGCTTGGAGGAAGAACTCAAGGCCCTGGGCGGCGTTCTCGATTCCGTATGTTCCCTCAAGCTTCAATGGATTTAGGTCCGCTGATTTCTGACTGGTGTAAAGCACGGAGTAAACATGGACACACCTCTTGTCACTAGTGATGGCTTTCCTCGCTCTGATATTGATGTTGCTCAGAGTGAGTTGCTTCCCAGCCTCCGCAGTCCAAGTACATGGGCTAATTTGGAAAAGTCCGCACCACAAGAGCGAGGATTGTCCGACTCAGAAATGACTACAAGGATCTCATGAAGAATATCGAAAAGTACCTACATCAGCATTTCGCAAGTCTGGGTGAAGGCGACGAAAATGCCGTACCAGCCCCAAGCACCACTGTCCCGCCTGTTCTACCCGACTCGCAAGCTGATGCCTTGGACGAGGTCTTTGCAAAGGTCAACACTGTCGCCGTTGGCGGCCCGGCTGACCGTGCTGGTTTGAAGGAGGGTGATGAGATTCGTAATTTTGGATACGTAAACAAATCCAACGACGACAACCTTAAGAAGGTGGCCGAATGTGTTCAAGGGAATGAAGGGGTACGTTGGAGCTTCCAACCTTGGATTCACTGCATATTCTAACACGTCCCAGCGCGACATTTTCATCAAGGTGTCCAGGGCATCAGGCGCGGCTCAACGTCAGGAGTTGCGCCTGACCTTGACGCCTACTCGAAATTGGGGTGGCCGAGGCTTGCTCGGATGTCACATCCTCCCTTTATAATGCATCGCCCAATACGGGTTTGGGTTACAAATATCGACCGTTTGTTATAGTAACGCAGACACACCAAAATGTGTAATGCACAGACGTCGAGCGACGACCATGCCGATGGTGCGATTGGCTTTGTGTTAGGCATCTATCGCGCAGCTTGGTGCTGGGCATACTGGCCGCCAGCACGGAGCCAACATTTGGGGCTTTGTCATCAAACGGAGCTTGCGTTGGGCAGTGTACTGCGCCTGAGAGGGAAAATGTTACCGTCCATTTTTTGCTGCATTTGGAACAACTCCGACGGAAAGTTAGAGATCAATGGGCCAGCTTCACCCAAGTTGCCAAGGTAGCTTAGGCACCACTTGAGGTGGCGAGGGAGTCGGTGCCTTGCAGGACATAGAGCTTGCAGCTGTGCGCCTGAAAGGTTTACGGATACTGCCTGAAGGATGGGATGATTTTTTCGTTGATAAATACCCATATGCCTGTCTATATATCCGGATGGGATCACAGCACTGCTACTCTTCTACTGATACCCAGGCTCCATAGCTTTCTCTCAGTCGTCAAGCCTTGGTAAGTAGCAacgggggaaaaaaaaaactggcTGCTGCATCGGCACAGTGTAATTTCAGGCAGTGACGTTATCCACGTTGTGCGAACCCCCGGCCCCTGATTGGAACTCACGCATGCACTGACATCACGTGCATGAGCCCGCCCCCCAGCAGTTTGAATTTTTTTGCTCAGGCTTGCCCTGGTCCCAGAGGTTCCCCGCCGCCTTTCAAAACATCCTGCTGACCGACCTCGTGCAAGTTTGCCTCCAGCACATCCCACGCCCGTGAGACCTCAAAAGGTATTGTCAACCCGGTCGCTTCTCGCATTGCACTCCATCTTCAAACCCACGAATTGCGCATTTGCCGACCCGACTTCAACATTATCTCCCTTCACTATCGCCTCCATCGCCGAGCAGTAGGCTAACTCCGCCTCTTCTAGCACCCCGCTTGTTTACATCAGTTTTTCATCGGGACGAAGATCATCGCGAAGATGGCTGAACAGCAGACTCCCACTTTCAAGCTCGTGCTTGTCGGTGACGGTGGTACCGGAAAGGTTCGTTCAAAAAGATGATTGTATcggagtttttttttttccctctctctGGCGTCGTGGTTAAGGACCCAGGGTGGTGGATATGGTTATCTACCCCGCCTAACGAGAAGCATCGCCTGCCATCTTGATGACGAAATGATGGTTTTGCTAACTGCGAGTTTGCCATAGACCACTTTTGTCAAGCGTCACTTGACTGGTGAATTCGAGAAGAAGTACATTGCTAccctcggcgtcgacgttCACCCTCTTGGCTTCACTACGGTGAGTAGCGATGCGGCTCGCCCGTCCTCTCCGGGCTCCCCAGCCGTAGACGACAACGCGCTAATTATCATTGTAGAACTTCGGTCCCATCCAGTTCGATGTCTGGGATACCGCCGGTCAGGAGAAGTTCGGTGGTCTCCGTGATGGCTACTACATCAACGGCCAGtgcggcatcatcatgttcGATGTCACTTCCCGCATCACCTACAAGAACGTTCCCAACTGGCACCGTATGTCCCCGCCTAGCACAGCACAAAGACGAATTTAACCAATTCCGGGTGATCTTCTAATGCACTCCCAGGTGACCTTGTTCGTGTCTGCGAGAATATCCCCATCGTCCTCTGCGGCAACAAGGTGGACGTTAAGGAgcgcaaggtcaaggccaagaccaTTACCTTCCACCGCAAGAAGAACCTTCAGTACTACGATATCTCTGCCAAGTCCAACTACAACTTCGAGAAGCCATTCCTCTGGTTGGCCCGCAAACTGGTTGGCAACCCTCAGCTGGTACGTCTGAACGCTTGACATGGATGTCCCGATCACAAGTAGAACGAGCGACTAACCATTGCTACAGGAGTTCGTTGCCGCTCCTGCTCTGGCTCCTCCCACTGCCCAGGTCGACGAAGCCCTGATGGAGGAGTACCgcaaggagatggagactGCGGCCGCTCAGCCTCTGCCCGGTGAGCTttccgacgacgacttgtAAATCAGTCCGCTGTCTGCAAGGATGATGGCAGTTTGTTTGGGAGGATTACGAGATGGTCCAGCTAGAGTCGGCCGTCTTCGCATATTGAGTGTGGCCCGTGTGCGGCCGGGATGACCATTTTATGATACAGGGACGGGAATTATTAAGTTTAAAGAGCGTGATTGGAGAGGGCGGACCCATGCCCATTATACCTCAGTTGGGGTAACATCGCGGCATTGCtgcaaaaaaaagaaaatagcAGCTCATCTTAGTTAGACTACAACAAAATTAGTACTCTTGCCATGTTATAGTTCTGACTGCATTTCATGTTTGCGGGCCTCGTCCTAGGTGTTAGTTGATGCCAGAACCGGTTGGATGTCTGACGTGAGGTGGCGTCAtgatagagtaagggaatAACTTTGGGTGATATTTGCTGGTAAGTTCTTGTTCCAGCTAGCGCGTCAGCCCAACGTCCAAGTCCACGCCGGAGCTTGGCATCACGCAGTGGTTGTTTGTATGGTACCTACCCTGGACTCGTCCGGTACTGGTAGTAGTTCGCGGCCAGGTGACAACAAAAACGCATGTTTGGTGGATAAACTGGCTTTTCGAGGTATTCTGACATGTCTCCTCAGCCATGCCGCCGACCAACTGGTCGTGTTGTTATGCTTGGTGGGTAACTCTGTGTGGGGGCATGGGCATTAACGAGCTTGGGATCTCGTGCAAGAGTCAGAGTCTCACCATGTTCGATTCAAA
Proteins encoded:
- the SRRM1 gene encoding Serine/arginine repetitive matrix protein 1, coding for MASKVDARLLKSTKFPSEFSQKVDMQKVNLQVMKKWIANKISDILGTEDDVVIELCFNLIEGTRYPDIKSLQIQLTGFLDKDTALFCKDLWMLLLSAQTSPQGVPKELLEAKKLELMQEKRDADKAADDARRRRDDLDRRDRGISDLKERDRRDPITTIADRETNMAATVTDTSQTIARDGEETETVVDIDRDHIRQKNPHVRGHATGAHLVAPLAADPALLHAGELRRQGALEVGSGPDRQEEMHTVQGMTDVAPVLPVNLGLCRRTAVHPLERGGGNNRSHEADRRHVEGAHHHLMVQAVGLDLAVVIKALQ
- the eaf6 gene encoding Chromatin modification-related protein eaf6, with protein sequence MADNKQGGPGPLPTLAEYKKSQARVRELIEKRRVLEKRLTQVEDNIVSKEAAYLESTPSGNIITGFDSYMKGTSGAAAQRRKTGPADQNRVFSKSSISYRPNNGDSTPGSTPASHAPTPVSASFRDNGTPSSGAGAKNNSKKKKAAAVADKEVEDSENDGGGNKKRTNFGASRK
- the Psmd9 gene encoding 26S proteasome non-ATPase regulatory subunit 9 yields the protein MDSMHAPTVPSGPTTNGLTNGNVGHLSFGELQRKKESLEEELKALGGVLDSHGVNMDTPLVTSDGFPRSDIDVAQIRTTRARIVRLRNDYKDLMKNIEKYLHQHFASLGEGDENAVPAPSTTVPPVLPDSQADALDEVFAKVNTVAVGGPADRAGLKEGDEIRNFGYVNKSNDDNLKKVAECVQGNEGRDIFIKVSRASGAAQRQELRLTLTPTRNWGGRGLLGCHILPL
- the GSP1 gene encoding GTP-binding nuclear protein GSP1/Ran translates to MAEQQTPTFKLVLVGDGGTGKTTFVKRHLTGEFEKKYIATLGVDVHPLGFTTNFGPIQFDVWDTAGQEKFGGLRDGYYINGQCGIIMFDVTSRITYKNVPNWHRDLVRVCENIPIVLCGNKVDVKERKVKAKTITFHRKKNLQYYDISAKSNYNFEKPFLWLARKLVGNPQLEFVAAPALAPPTAQVDEALMEEYRKEMETAAAQPLPGELSDDDL